One part of the [Pantoea] beijingensis genome encodes these proteins:
- the fabF gene encoding beta-ketoacyl-ACP synthase II translates to MSKRRVVVTGLGMLSPVGNTVESTWSALLAGQSGISLIDHFDTSAYATRFAGLVKDFNCDEFISRKEQRKMDSFIQYGIVAGIQAMQDSGLTVTEENASRIGAAIGSGIGGLGLIEENHASLVKGGPRKISPFFVPSTIVNMIAGHLTIMFGLKGPSISIATACTSGVHNIGHAARIIAYNDADVMFAGGAEKGSTPLGIGGFGAARALSTRNDNPQAASRPWDKDRDGFVLGDGAGIVVLEEYEHAKKRGAKIYAEVVGFGMSSDAYHMTSPPENGAGAALAMENALKDAQISPEQIGYVNAHGTSTFAGDKAEAQAVKAVFGASVKNVMVSSTKSMTGHLLGAAGAVESIYSILALRDQAVPPTINLDNPDEGCDLDFVPHTARQVTNMEYTLCNSFGFGGTNGSLIFRKV, encoded by the coding sequence GTGTCTAAGCGTCGTGTAGTTGTGACCGGTCTTGGCATGTTGTCTCCTGTCGGCAATACCGTAGAGTCCACCTGGAGTGCTCTCCTTGCCGGTCAGAGTGGCATCAGCCTGATCGACCATTTTGATACTAGTGCCTACGCAACGCGTTTTGCTGGCTTAGTAAAGGATTTTAACTGTGATGAATTTATCTCGCGTAAAGAACAACGCAAGATGGATTCTTTCATTCAATATGGAATTGTTGCTGGCATTCAGGCCATGCAGGATTCTGGCCTGACCGTTACCGAAGAGAATGCAAGCCGCATTGGGGCTGCTATTGGTTCGGGTATCGGCGGTTTAGGACTGATTGAAGAAAACCACGCTTCGCTGGTAAAAGGCGGACCGCGGAAAATAAGTCCGTTCTTTGTTCCTTCCACGATTGTGAATATGATTGCTGGTCACCTGACAATCATGTTTGGCCTCAAAGGCCCTAGTATCTCAATCGCAACAGCCTGTACCTCCGGCGTGCACAATATCGGACATGCGGCGCGCATTATTGCTTACAACGATGCTGATGTCATGTTCGCAGGTGGTGCCGAGAAAGGCAGTACTCCACTGGGTATTGGTGGCTTCGGTGCCGCACGAGCATTGTCAACGCGTAACGATAATCCTCAGGCAGCAAGTCGTCCATGGGATAAAGATCGCGATGGCTTTGTGCTCGGTGATGGTGCGGGTATTGTGGTGCTGGAAGAGTACGAGCATGCCAAAAAGCGCGGTGCGAAAATTTATGCCGAGGTTGTTGGCTTCGGCATGAGTAGCGACGCGTATCACATGACTTCTCCACCAGAAAATGGTGCGGGTGCAGCGCTGGCTATGGAAAATGCATTGAAAGATGCGCAAATTTCGCCAGAGCAGATCGGCTATGTGAATGCGCACGGCACTTCCACTTTTGCGGGCGATAAAGCAGAAGCTCAGGCGGTGAAAGCGGTATTTGGTGCGTCAGTTAAAAACGTCATGGTTAGCTCAACTAAATCCATGACGGGGCACCTGCTGGGCGCGGCAGGCGCTGTCGAATCGATATACTCGATTCTGGCACTGCGCGATCAGGCTGTTCCGCCAACCATTAATCTGGATAACCCTGATGAAGGTTGCGATCTCGACTTTGTTCCGCACACGGCGCGGCAGGTTACCAATATGGAATATACACTGTGTAATTCATTTGGTTTCGGTGGCACTAACGGTTCTCTGATTTTCCGTAAGGTATAA
- the acpP gene encoding acyl carrier protein, whose translation MSTIEERVKKIIGEQLGVKQEEVVNTASFVEDLGADSLDTVELVMALEEEFDTEIPDEEAEKITTVQAAIDYINNHQA comes from the coding sequence ATGAGCACTATCGAAGAACGCGTTAAGAAAATCATTGGCGAGCAGCTTGGCGTTAAGCAGGAAGAAGTCGTTAACACTGCCTCTTTTGTAGAAGATCTGGGCGCTGATTCTCTTGATACCGTTGAGCTGGTAATGGCTCTGGAAGAAGAGTTCGACACTGAGATTCCGGATGAAGAAGCCGAGAAAATCACTACCGTTCAGGCAGCCATCGATTATATCAATAATCACCAGGCTTAA
- the fabG gene encoding 3-oxoacyl-ACP reductase FabG: MSFEGKVALVTGASRGIGRAIAETLVARGAKVVGTATSEKGADDISAWLGDNGKGMMLNVADSASIERVLENIRAEFGEVDILVNNAGITRDNLLMRMKDDEWQDILDTNLTSVFRLSKAVMRAMMKKRVGRIITIGSVVGTMGNAGQANYAAAKAGLIGFSKSLAREIASRGITVNVVAPGFIETDMTRALSEDQRAGILAEVPAGRLGDAQEIANAVAFLASDEAAYITGETLHVNGGMYMV, encoded by the coding sequence ATGAGCTTCGAAGGAAAAGTTGCGCTGGTTACAGGCGCAAGCCGCGGCATTGGCCGTGCTATTGCGGAAACGCTGGTAGCACGTGGCGCTAAAGTCGTGGGAACCGCAACCAGCGAAAAGGGTGCGGATGATATCAGCGCCTGGTTGGGTGACAACGGCAAAGGCATGATGCTAAACGTTGCCGATTCGGCTTCCATTGAACGTGTATTAGAAAATATCCGCGCTGAATTTGGCGAAGTGGATATTTTGGTCAATAATGCAGGCATTACACGTGATAATCTTCTGATGCGTATGAAGGATGATGAGTGGCAGGATATCCTGGATACTAATCTCACTTCTGTATTCCGCCTTTCCAAAGCGGTAATGCGCGCAATGATGAAAAAACGTGTAGGTCGTATCATTACCATCGGTTCCGTTGTCGGAACCATGGGTAATGCGGGCCAGGCAAACTACGCTGCAGCAAAAGCGGGTTTGATCGGCTTCAGCAAGTCACTGGCGCGTGAGATTGCGTCTCGTGGCATTACCGTTAACGTTGTGGCTCCGGGTTTTATTGAAACGGACATGACGCGTGCGTTGAGTGAAGATCAGCGCGCGGGCATTCTGGCGGAAGTGCCTGCAGGTCGCCTTGGTGACGCGCAGGAAATCGCCAATGCCGTTGCATTTTTAGCCTCTGACGAAGCAGCTTACATCACTGGTGAGACGCTGCACGTCAACGGCGGAATGTATATGGTCTAA
- the fabD gene encoding ACP S-malonyltransferase, with product MTQFAMVFPGQGSQTVGMLADLAAEHPLIESTFREASDALGYDLWQLTQQGPAEELNKTWQTQPALLAASVAIYRVWQQKGGKAPLMMAGHSLGEYSALVCAGVIDFSDAIKLVELRGKLMQEAVPEGTGAMQAIIGLDDAAIQLACEQSAQGQVVAPVNFNSPGQVVIAGNKEAVERAGAACKAAGAKRALPLPVSVPSHCALMKPAADRLAAALDAITFHAPQFPVVNNVDVKCETTPAAIRSALVRQLYNPVRWTGCVEFIAQQGVDSLLEVGPGKVLTGLTKRIVDTLTAAAVNDTATLSAAIEE from the coding sequence ATGACGCAATTTGCAATGGTATTCCCGGGACAGGGATCGCAAACGGTGGGCATGTTGGCCGATTTGGCTGCTGAACACCCGTTAATCGAATCCACTTTTCGTGAAGCGTCCGATGCGCTGGGTTATGACCTGTGGCAGTTGACACAGCAAGGACCCGCTGAAGAATTGAATAAAACCTGGCAAACCCAGCCAGCACTGCTGGCCGCGTCCGTCGCCATTTATCGTGTCTGGCAGCAAAAGGGTGGCAAAGCGCCACTGATGATGGCAGGCCACAGCCTGGGTGAGTACTCGGCGCTGGTATGTGCGGGAGTTATTGATTTTTCTGACGCGATTAAGCTGGTTGAATTGCGCGGTAAGCTGATGCAAGAAGCCGTACCTGAAGGTACCGGCGCGATGCAGGCAATTATTGGCCTTGATGATGCTGCGATTCAACTGGCCTGTGAGCAATCAGCTCAGGGGCAGGTCGTTGCACCGGTGAATTTTAATTCTCCAGGGCAGGTTGTTATTGCCGGAAACAAAGAAGCCGTCGAACGCGCAGGCGCTGCCTGTAAAGCGGCTGGTGCGAAGCGTGCATTACCACTGCCTGTTAGCGTGCCGTCTCACTGCGCATTGATGAAACCCGCAGCGGACAGACTGGCGGCTGCATTGGACGCGATTACGTTTCATGCACCTCAGTTTCCTGTGGTAAATAACGTCGATGTTAAATGCGAAACTACGCCAGCGGCAATCCGTAGCGCGTTGGTGCGCCAGTTATATAATCCGGTACGCTGGACGGGATGCGTTGAATTTATTGCGCAGCAGGGCGTGGATTCGCTGCTTGAGGTTGGTCCGGGTAAAGTATTGACCGGTTTGACGAAACGTATTGTTGACACCCTGACGGCCGCTGCGGTTAACGACACGGCTACGCTATCAGCGGCGATTGAGGAATAA
- a CDS encoding beta-ketoacyl-ACP synthase III — MYTKIIGTGSYLPEQVRTNADLEKMVETSDEWIVTRTGIRERRIAGPDETVATMGFHAAECALEMAGVDKNDIGLIIVATTSSSHAFPSSACMIQQMLDIRDSAAFDLAAACAGFTYALSVADQYIKNGVVKNALVIGSDVLARTLDPEDRGTVILFGDGAGAVVLGASEQPGIISTHLHADGRYGELLTLPYQDRAHQSEPSYLTMAGNEVFKVAVTELAHIVDETLTANNLDRSQLDWLVPHQANLRIINATAKRLGMGMEKVVVTLDRHGNTSAASVPLALDEAVRDGRIQRGQLILLEAFGGGFTWGSALVRF, encoded by the coding sequence ATGTATACGAAGATAATCGGTACGGGTAGCTATTTGCCCGAACAGGTGCGGACTAACGCCGATCTGGAAAAAATGGTAGAGACATCCGATGAGTGGATTGTCACCCGCACAGGAATCCGTGAACGCCGTATTGCTGGTCCTGATGAGACTGTTGCAACAATGGGGTTTCACGCAGCTGAATGTGCGCTTGAAATGGCCGGCGTTGATAAAAATGATATCGGACTAATTATTGTTGCAACCACGTCCTCGAGCCATGCGTTCCCCAGTTCGGCGTGCATGATCCAGCAGATGCTGGACATCCGCGATTCAGCCGCATTTGATCTTGCCGCCGCGTGCGCGGGTTTCACCTATGCGCTGAGCGTGGCCGATCAGTATATTAAAAACGGTGTGGTAAAAAATGCGCTAGTCATCGGCTCCGATGTTTTGGCTCGCACACTCGATCCAGAAGATCGCGGAACGGTCATCCTGTTTGGTGATGGTGCAGGTGCGGTCGTTTTAGGAGCAAGTGAGCAGCCGGGTATTATCTCTACCCACCTTCATGCGGATGGCCGCTATGGCGAATTACTGACGCTGCCTTATCAGGACCGTGCACATCAATCTGAACCTTCCTACTTGACGATGGCGGGTAATGAAGTCTTTAAAGTCGCGGTAACCGAGCTGGCCCACATTGTTGATGAGACTTTAACGGCGAACAATCTTGACCGTAGCCAGCTTGACTGGCTGGTTCCGCACCAGGCTAACCTGCGCATTATTAATGCAACGGCGAAGAGACTTGGTATGGGAATGGAAAAAGTGGTTGTCACGCTGGACCGTCACGGTAATACTTCTGCGGCTTCGGTTCCGCTGGCGCTTGATGAAGCTGTACGTGATGGCCGGATCCAACGCGGCCAGCTGATACTGCTGGAAGCATTCGGTGGTGGTTTCACTTGGGGTTCGGCGCTGGTCCGTTTTTGA
- the plsX gene encoding phosphate acyltransferase PlsX, translated as MTRLTLAIDAMGGDFGPRVTVPAAMQALASNSQLQLLLVGDPDKISSLLAKADSAVVKRLQIIPAESVIASDAKPSQAIRNSRGSSMRIALELVKEGKAQACISAGNTGVLMGLAKLLLKPLDGIERPALMSVLPNQQRSKTVVLDLGANIECDSDMLVQFAIMGAVMAEQVLEIKVPRVALLNIGQEESKGLDSIRDAAVTLRTLPDMNYIGYVEGNDLLTGKTDVLVCDGFVGNVTLKTMEGVIRMFLSLLKPQGEGKKRAWWMKLLGRWMKTRLLQRFGQLNPDQYNGACLLGLRGIVIKSHGAANRDAFVAAIEQAEQAVRRQVPERIAARLKVVLPKSD; from the coding sequence TTGACACGTTTGACCCTGGCGATAGATGCCATGGGCGGGGACTTTGGTCCTCGCGTGACAGTGCCTGCTGCAATGCAGGCACTGGCCTCTAATTCGCAACTACAACTTCTTCTGGTCGGCGATCCCGACAAAATCTCGTCATTACTCGCCAAAGCTGATTCTGCTGTGGTTAAGCGTTTGCAGATTATTCCTGCCGAATCGGTTATTGCCAGTGATGCTAAACCTTCTCAGGCTATCCGAAACAGTCGCGGTAGCTCAATGCGCATCGCGCTTGAATTGGTGAAGGAAGGAAAGGCACAGGCCTGCATTAGTGCTGGTAATACCGGCGTTTTAATGGGGTTGGCGAAATTATTACTCAAACCGCTGGATGGCATTGAACGACCGGCGCTAATGTCGGTGTTGCCAAACCAACAGCGGAGTAAAACCGTGGTGCTGGATCTCGGGGCTAATATCGAGTGTGATAGCGACATGCTGGTGCAGTTTGCCATTATGGGTGCCGTTATGGCGGAGCAGGTGCTTGAAATTAAAGTGCCACGTGTAGCCCTGTTAAATATTGGGCAGGAAGAGAGCAAGGGTCTTGACAGCATTCGTGATGCGGCTGTTACCCTACGCACCTTGCCGGATATGAATTATATTGGCTACGTTGAGGGTAATGACCTTCTTACCGGTAAAACGGATGTGCTAGTTTGTGATGGCTTCGTGGGTAACGTCACATTGAAAACGATGGAAGGCGTGATAAGAATGTTCCTTTCGCTATTGAAACCACAGGGCGAAGGTAAAAAGCGGGCTTGGTGGATGAAACTGTTGGGGCGCTGGATGAAAACGCGCCTGCTGCAACGTTTTGGCCAGCTTAATCCCGACCAGTACAATGGCGCTTGTCTGTTAGGATTGCGTGGTATCGTGATTAAGAGCCACGGAGCCGCAAATCGCGATGCATTTGTGGCGGCAATCGAACAGGCTGAGCAGGCGGTGCGGCGGCAAGTTCCCGAGCGAATTGCTGCCCGCCTAAAGGTTGTATTACCGAAGAGTGACTGA
- the rpmF gene encoding 50S ribosomal protein L32, with the protein MAVQQNKPTRSKRGMRRSHDALTTTTLSVDKVSGETHLRHHITADGYYRGRKVIVK; encoded by the coding sequence ATGGCCGTACAACAGAATAAACCAACCCGTTCAAAACGTGGCATGCGTCGCTCACACGATGCGCTGACCACAACCACTCTTTCCGTAGATAAAGTTTCTGGCGAAACGCATCTGCGTCACCACATCACTGCGGATGGTTACTACCGCGGTCGCAAGGTCATCGTTAAGTAA
- the yceD gene encoding 23S rRNA accumulation protein YceD produces the protein MQKVKLPLTLDPVRTAQKRLDYQGIYTPEQVERVAESVVSVDSDVECDMSFAIDNQRLAVLNGTAKVAVTLSCQRCGQSFPHDVHVTYCFSPVVTDEQAEALPEAYEPINVNEFGEIDLLALVEDEIILALPVVPVHDSEHCEVSEADMVFGKLPAEVEKPNPFAVLASLKRK, from the coding sequence ATGCAAAAGGTAAAATTACCCCTGACTCTTGATCCGGTCCGTACGGCTCAAAAACGCCTTGATTATCAGGGCATTTATACACCTGAACAGGTGGAGCGCGTCGCCGAGTCGGTCGTCAGTGTGGACAGTGATGTAGAATGCGATATGTCGTTCGCGATCGACAATCAGCGCTTAGCGGTGCTTAACGGTACGGCCAAAGTCGCTGTAACATTGTCGTGTCAGCGTTGCGGACAGTCGTTCCCACATGATGTTCACGTAACGTATTGTTTTAGCCCGGTCGTTACTGACGAGCAGGCTGAAGCACTGCCGGAAGCGTACGAGCCGATCAACGTCAACGAGTTTGGCGAAATTGATCTGCTGGCATTGGTGGAAGATGAAATCATCCTCGCCTTGCCGGTCGTTCCGGTGCATGATTCTGAACACTGTGAAGTGTCCGAGGCGGACATGGTCTTTGGGAAGCTGCCTGCAGAGGTAGAAAAACCAAATCCATTTGCCGTATTAGCCAGTTTAAAGCGTAAGTAA
- a CDS encoding Maf family protein — MTDLVLASTSPFRQSLLNKLGLPFISAAPHVDEHAHEGESAPQLVLRLAAAKAYAVAEHYPSQLIIGSDQVCVLGGEITGKPHTAANACEQLRRASGQSIIFYTGLALYSGREKRLETICETFTVHFRHLSEEEILNYVRLEQPLQCAGSFKSEGLGITLFDRLEGRDPNTLIGLPLIALCEMLRSFGVNPLRG; from the coding sequence ATGACTGATTTAGTTTTAGCTTCCACTTCACCCTTTCGCCAGTCACTGTTAAATAAGCTGGGGCTCCCTTTTATTTCCGCTGCACCGCATGTGGATGAACATGCACACGAGGGAGAAAGCGCCCCACAGTTGGTTTTACGTCTCGCCGCCGCGAAGGCCTATGCCGTCGCAGAGCACTACCCTTCTCAGTTAATAATAGGGTCAGATCAAGTTTGTGTACTCGGGGGAGAAATAACCGGCAAGCCGCATACTGCAGCTAACGCCTGCGAACAATTACGTCGGGCCAGTGGCCAATCCATTATTTTTTATACCGGACTCGCTCTTTATTCAGGCAGAGAAAAGCGACTTGAGACAATCTGTGAAACCTTCACTGTTCATTTTCGCCACTTAAGCGAGGAGGAGATTTTGAATTACGTTCGCCTGGAACAGCCGTTGCAGTGTGCTGGGAGTTTTAAGAGTGAAGGACTCGGCATCACGTTATTCGATCGGCTAGAAGGTCGCGATCCCAATACTTTAATTGGTTTGCCGCTCATCGCCCTATGCGAAATGCTGAGATCGTTCGGCGTGAATCCGCTGCGAGGATAA
- the rluC gene encoding 23S rRNA pseudouridine(955/2504/2580) synthase RluC, with translation MKTNTPSVRIIAISADEAGQRIDNFLRTQLKGVPKSMIYRILRKGEVRVNKKRIKPEYKLEPGDEVRIPPVRVAEREEDAVSPKLAKVASLADAILYEDEYILVMNKPSGTAVHGGSGLSFGVIEGLRALRPDARFLELVHRLDRDTSGILLVAKKRSALRSLHEQLREKGMQKDYLALVRGQWPSHLKAVQAPLLKNILQSGERVVRVSSEGKPSETRFKVEERYEQATLVKASPITGRTHQIRVHTLHAGHPIAFDDRYGEREFDRQLAETGLNRLFLHAAALRFTHPHTGEVMRVEAPLDEKLKRCLMLLRKK, from the coding sequence ATGAAAACGAATACGCCTTCCGTCAGGATTATTGCTATCTCCGCCGATGAAGCGGGACAGCGCATTGATAACTTTTTACGTACCCAGCTCAAAGGGGTACCAAAAAGCATGATTTATCGAATTTTGCGTAAAGGCGAAGTTCGGGTAAATAAAAAACGCATTAAGCCTGAATATAAGCTGGAACCGGGGGATGAGGTGCGTATTCCTCCTGTGCGCGTTGCTGAGCGTGAAGAAGACGCCGTCTCGCCTAAACTGGCGAAGGTGGCTTCTCTCGCCGACGCCATCCTTTATGAGGATGAGTATATTCTGGTGATGAATAAACCGTCGGGTACTGCGGTTCACGGTGGTAGTGGCCTCAGTTTTGGCGTGATTGAAGGGCTACGCGCCTTACGGCCAGACGCGCGTTTCCTTGAATTAGTACATCGACTCGATCGTGATACATCCGGTATTTTGCTGGTTGCGAAGAAACGCTCAGCGCTACGTTCACTGCATGAGCAACTTCGTGAGAAGGGGATGCAGAAAGATTATCTGGCGTTGGTGCGGGGGCAATGGCCTTCGCATCTGAAGGCCGTCCAGGCGCCGTTGCTAAAAAATATTCTGCAAAGCGGAGAGCGGGTTGTACGGGTGAGCAGCGAGGGGAAACCGTCGGAGACACGTTTTAAAGTCGAAGAGCGTTATGAGCAAGCGACCCTGGTAAAAGCCAGTCCGATCACCGGGCGCACGCACCAGATCCGTGTACATACTTTGCATGCGGGCCATCCGATTGCTTTTGACGATCGTTACGGTGAGCGTGAATTTGATCGTCAACTTGCAGAAACCGGCCTGAATCGTCTGTTCCTGCATGCGGCCGCGTTAAGATTTACGCACCCGCATACGGGGGAGGTGATGCGTGTGGAGGCCCCACTGGATGAGAAGCTGAAACGTTGCCTGATGTTATTACGCAAAAAATAA